The proteins below are encoded in one region of Cydia pomonella isolate Wapato2018A unplaced genomic scaffold, ilCydPomo1 PGA_scaffold_48, whole genome shotgun sequence:
- the LOC133534069 gene encoding putative ankyrin repeat protein RF_0381 — MSSRKLNNIFGQVKSEKNNIMFHLIAEAGLDDILDRIWNATGKDELEKILKMKNNDGETCLHSALKNLRGSEAEKMMAQLFDMGADLDAQNAKGDTVLHIAVKQEDYKLIDWLISMCVDKNIKNKSGLTAYDVAVNNSNYKIMKMVSTGKEKDAECLVDLLASISL, encoded by the coding sequence ATGTCTTCGCGTAAACTGAACAACATTTTTGGCCAAGTAAAGtcggaaaaaaataatattatgttccATTTAATTGCTGAAGCGGGCCTTGACGATATTTTGGATCGAATTTGGAACGCGACCGGTAAAGACGAACTGGAGAAAATACTGAAGATGAAGAATAACGACGGAGAAACCTGTCTACACAGCGCCCTTAAGAACTTAAGAGGATCAGAAGCTGAAAAAATGATGGCTCAACTATTCGACATGGGAGCAGATTTGGACGCGCAAAATGCCAAAGGTGACACTGTTTTGCACATAGCCGTAAAACAAGAGGACTACAAACTCATCGACTGGCTGATTTCAATGTGTGTTGATAAGAATATCAAAAACAAGAGTGGACTAACGGCGTATGACGTGGCAGTAAACAacagtaattacaaaataatgaaaatggtATCGACTGGAAAAGAAAAAGATGCTGAGTGTTTAGTGGACCTGTTAGCATCTATTAGTCTCTAG
- the LOC133534070 gene encoding tyrosine-protein phosphatase non-receptor type 9-like — MKNRYHEILCWDSSRVKITPRNGDTDYINANFVNYSETIDQFWQMVWEQNSQIIIMLTKFQVAGKEICAEYWNMDKKQMNFQAGELTIKTVDVIQNSGYITTTFEVSNCTTKESRLIMHYQYLDWPEHGVPSKFESLTNLIIDMTRNHQKILRKATNAPTGPVIVHCSAGIGRSGTFCTIDLCITQLVRTGNISVPETVMQIRKQRRSSVCDVNQYIFIYTVLHEFLRLFDMDSEARQIFCEP, encoded by the coding sequence atgaaaaaccgTTACCACGAGATCCTCTGCTGGGATTCTTCACGTGTGAAAATAACTCCAAGAAACGGCGATACGGACTACATTAATGCGAATTTTGTTAACTATAGTGAAACAATTGATCAGTTTTGGCAAATGGTGTGGGAGCAAAACTCTCAAATAATTATCATGCTGACAAAATTCCAAGTTGCTGGAAAAGAAATATGTGCTGAATATTGGAACATGGacaaaaaacaaatgaattttCAAGCAGGTGAGCTGACAATCAAGACAGTAGATGTAATACAAAATTCGGGATACATCACAACGACATTTGAAGTTTCTAATTGCACCACTAAGGAAAGCAGGCTGATTATGCATTACCAGTACTTAGACTGGCCAGAACATGGAGTGCCTTCTAAATTCGAATCTTTGACGAATCTTATTATAGACATGACTAGAAATCATCAGAAGATCTTAAGAAAAGCAACAAATGCACCCACTGGACCTGTTATTGTTCACTGTAGTGCCGGGATTGGAAGAAGTGGGACTTTTTGTACTATTGACTTATGTATAACTCAATTAGTGAGGACCGGGAATATCTCAGTGCCTGAAACTGTGATGCAAATACGAAAACAAAGACGCTCAAGTGTTTGCGATGTAAaccaatacatatttatttatactgtgCTACATGAGTTTTTGCGGTTATTTGACATGGATTCTGAAGCGAGACAAATCTTTTGTGAGCCTTAA
- the LOC133534071 gene encoding receptor-type tyrosine-protein phosphatase S-like has protein sequence MSYDNSKALTREDYMRVLSSENSIEYRYQEYQKIKAIKTEGTFYACTTAADFEDKRCTEKLCFDHNCVVLSEEKGVTDFINASYINGFEQPKAYIATETPYSKVTICKFWKMVWEHQSKIIVMLNTPAHEEEGIYYWNPNEGGTFHCKKFRIETVNVQKNFETFQLTKLRVTHENGDELFVEHFLFNNWQDEIKSPPAHDFLQLVKMVRLYNELQVKQDSPTKSPMVIHCSDGTGRTMAFCAIDTEISRYLQDKSVNSFRTEKE, from the coding sequence ATGAGTTACGACAATTCCAAAGCCTTGACCCGTGAAGACTACATGAGAGTACTCAGCAGTGAAAACTCTATTGAATATCGTTATCAAGAATACCAAAAAATAAAGGCGATTAAAACAGAAGGAACGTTTTACGCCTGTACAACTGCTGCTGATTTTGAAGATAAAAGATGTACAGAAAAGCTGTGCTTCGACCACAACTGTGTGGTCCTCTCAGAAGAAAAAGGAGTTACGGACTTCATAAACGCCTCTTACATCAACGGGTTTGAACAACCAAAGGCGTACATTGCTACAGAAACGCCGTATTCAAAAGTAACAATCTGCAAATTTTGGAAAATGGTTTGGGAACACCAGtctaaaattattgtaatgctTAATACACCTGCTCACGAAGAGGAGGGCATTTACTACTGGAACCCGAACGAAGGAGGTACGTTTCATTGTAAAAAATTCAGAATTGAGACTGTCAATGTTCAGAAGAATTTCGAGACATTCCAACTTACAAAACTTCGTGTCACACACGAAAACGGAGATGAATTGTTCGTGGAAcactttttatttaacaattggCAGGATGAGATTAAGTCACCTCCAGCACATGACTTTCTTCAGTTAGTGAAGATGGTACGATTATACAATGAATTACAAGTCAAACAAGATTCTCCTACAAAAAGTCCCATGGTGATCCATTGCAGTGATGGGACGGGACGAACGATGGCGTTCTGTGCCATAGACACAGAAATTTCAAGGTATCTACAAGACAAGAGTGTTAACTCTTTCAGAACTGAAAAAGAGTAG